A region from the Vicia villosa cultivar HV-30 ecotype Madison, WI linkage group LG3, Vvil1.0, whole genome shotgun sequence genome encodes:
- the LOC131661161 gene encoding uncharacterized protein LOC131661161 — translation MEQNKEKNTPWLSVPQFGEWDQKGPLPDYSMDFSKIREMRKQNKTNASRASLGNEEEFATSAQKDVKTDDSEIQHPHYHKTNSSATRRSFLSYFNCCIKA, via the exons ATGGAGCAAAATAAGGAG AAAAATACCCCTTGGCTATCAGTACCACAGTTTGGAGAATGGGATCAGAAGGGTCCATTGCCAGATTACTCCATGGATTTTTCTAAAATCCGAGAAATGCGTAAACAGAACAAGACCAATGCGTCGAGAGCGAGTCTTGGGAATGAGGAGGAGTTTGCGACTTCTGCTCAGAAAGATGTAAAAACAGATGACAGTGAGATTCAGCATCCTCACTATCACAAAACTAACTCTTCAGCT ACAAGGAGGAGCTTCTTGAGCTACTTCAACTGTTGCATAAAAGCCTGA